From a region of the Campylobacter showae genome:
- the hypA gene encoding hydrogenase maturation nickel metallochaperone HypA — protein sequence MHELSIVQSLVALCEKNAAANGAKEVVRLEVRIGRLSGVEPHYLESAFEVYKAGTICENAELAIIVQNVAVECKSCGFSGELSENDFTCPVCGSQELEVTGGEDMHLMRLEMR from the coding sequence ATGCACGAACTAAGCATAGTGCAAAGCCTAGTCGCGCTTTGCGAGAAAAACGCCGCCGCAAACGGCGCGAAAGAGGTCGTGCGCCTTGAGGTGCGTATCGGGCGGCTAAGCGGCGTCGAGCCTCACTATCTAGAAAGCGCGTTTGAGGTTTATAAAGCGGGCACGATCTGCGAAAATGCCGAGCTTGCAATCATCGTGCAAAACGTCGCCGTGGAGTGCAAAAGCTGCGGCTTTAGCGGCGAGCTTAGCGAAAACGACTTTACTTGCCCGGTTTGCGGTTCACAGGAGCTCGAGGTCACGGGCGGCGAGGATATGCACCTCATGCGCCTTGAGATGCGGTGA
- a CDS encoding AsmA-like C-terminal domain-containing protein: MKIISLIMKKIWRILIPAVLIFVIFIAVLKHGVEIENIDTGDFKIEQLYIKLDKKIILRAKNIEIPKQSAKDSSEDALLDLSKNIVWIDRLFDEILLERVKFLNSESTLFYRDDVFYLDSPFLAVSSNFKDTEDGITANVYLLEFKDFNITLSGVSNADLRRQIYDFNGTFSSHELNGNATVNLKKGEIKYELSDINATSLRGFMDELGAKTGLDKEIKNWIYGYITADNYFVKSLRGRFNLDKQEPYLNELSAQGFSKNVKVKFHEKLPAATAEGVDVELKKGSLFFTLKNPKWQGKNLNGSTLEIYKIFEEKGAGLTLNLQTSALYDKSVNSILKAYDIEVPVEQLSGKTDAKLALDIKFDPLEVTPKGKFKITGGQTLIAGAKFNVDTADVELLNDKLMVNAKNTGMDFFSADAAVNLDLGKLAGDINGTLKGLNLAFGKSEILKLGATPFAARLDFSGKDTKLDIASPAAVGLRFGAQNEINLPDSRDLLPYSPLLKSLQITDGGVNIKTKDFENLSIEANGVKFETPLLKKDGSPYDADSFTIDVNAKGAAGKSKSGGLNFKIAGGKTELFIKELDLALSGDENLTDKDGDIEFEAKGSKLILNDFNATLDLLAYSGQSAGGTVRFDAKPARGNFSLIKSDKKFEMWANDIRGEFINSIFNIKSFEGGSFKMRVLGGSTDDFKGEVRLIGATLKDYTFYNQLLTFLNSVPSLLVFKTPDFGADGYPVKFGKILFEKKGDVLKFLAIELESSSADIGGHGTINLATKEIDVDLELKLLKDASSIIDKIPLINQIVLGKDRTLSTVIKVRGTLQKPQYSTQILQDALLSPFKIIRNVLEAPFLIFE; this comes from the coding sequence ATGAAAATCATCTCGCTGATAATGAAGAAAATTTGGCGCATTTTGATCCCCGCGGTTTTGATATTCGTCATTTTTATAGCCGTCCTAAAACACGGCGTCGAGATAGAAAATATCGACACGGGCGACTTTAAAATAGAGCAATTATATATAAAACTCGATAAAAAAATAATTTTACGCGCGAAAAATATAGAGATACCCAAACAAAGCGCCAAGGATAGCTCTGAGGACGCGCTACTAGATCTATCCAAAAACATCGTCTGGATCGATAGGCTGTTTGACGAAATCTTACTCGAGCGCGTCAAATTTTTAAACAGCGAGTCCACGCTATTTTACAGAGACGACGTTTTTTATCTAGATAGTCCGTTTTTAGCGGTTAGCTCAAATTTCAAAGATACCGAAGACGGCATAACCGCAAACGTTTATCTACTCGAGTTTAAGGACTTTAACATCACCTTAAGCGGCGTTAGCAATGCCGATTTGAGGCGCCAAATTTACGATTTTAACGGTACGTTTTCAAGCCACGAGCTAAACGGAAACGCTACCGTAAATCTCAAAAAAGGCGAGATAAAATACGAACTAAGCGACATAAACGCGACTAGCCTAAGGGGCTTTATGGACGAGCTGGGCGCAAAAACGGGGCTAGATAAAGAGATAAAAAACTGGATCTACGGCTACATCACGGCGGATAACTATTTCGTAAAATCGCTTCGGGGCAGATTTAACTTAGACAAGCAAGAACCCTATCTAAACGAGCTTAGCGCGCAGGGTTTTTCTAAAAACGTAAAGGTTAAATTTCACGAAAAGTTGCCCGCTGCGACCGCAGAAGGAGTCGACGTCGAGCTAAAAAAAGGCTCGCTATTTTTTACGCTAAAAAATCCAAAATGGCAGGGCAAAAATCTAAACGGAAGCACTCTTGAAATCTATAAAATTTTCGAGGAAAAAGGGGCGGGACTCACGCTAAATCTGCAAACCTCGGCCCTCTACGACAAAAGCGTAAACTCCATACTAAAGGCCTACGATATCGAAGTTCCCGTTGAGCAGCTAAGCGGCAAAACAGACGCCAAACTCGCGCTTGATATCAAATTTGATCCGCTAGAAGTGACGCCTAAGGGCAAATTTAAGATCACCGGCGGACAGACCCTGATCGCTGGAGCTAAATTTAACGTAGATACCGCAGACGTCGAGCTTTTAAACGACAAGCTAATGGTAAATGCAAAAAACACGGGGATGGATTTTTTTAGCGCGGATGCGGCAGTAAATCTCGATCTAGGCAAGCTCGCAGGCGACATAAACGGCACGCTAAAGGGGCTAAATTTAGCCTTCGGCAAGAGCGAAATTTTAAAACTAGGCGCGACGCCGTTTGCGGCTAGGCTTGATTTTAGCGGCAAGGATACAAAGCTAGACATCGCTTCGCCCGCCGCCGTGGGTTTAAGATTCGGCGCGCAAAACGAGATAAATTTACCAGACTCGCGCGATCTACTGCCCTACTCGCCGCTGCTAAAAAGCCTGCAAATCACTGATGGCGGCGTAAATATAAAAACCAAAGATTTTGAAAATCTTAGCATAGAGGCTAACGGCGTCAAATTTGAAACGCCGCTACTTAAAAAAGACGGCTCGCCGTATGACGCTGATAGCTTTACCATCGACGTAAACGCAAAAGGCGCAGCGGGCAAAAGCAAAAGCGGCGGTCTAAATTTCAAAATCGCGGGCGGCAAGACGGAGCTTTTTATAAAGGAGCTCGATCTGGCGCTTAGCGGAGATGAAAATTTGACCGACAAAGATGGCGACATCGAGTTTGAGGCTAAGGGCTCGAAGCTGATTTTAAACGACTTTAACGCGACTCTAGACCTGCTAGCCTACAGCGGTCAGAGTGCGGGCGGGACGGTGAGATTTGACGCAAAGCCCGCTCGCGGCAACTTTTCGCTCATAAAATCGGACAAAAAATTTGAAATGTGGGCAAACGACATCAGAGGCGAGTTTATCAACTCGATTTTTAACATCAAAAGCTTTGAGGGCGGCAGCTTTAAAATGCGCGTTTTAGGCGGCAGCACCGATGATTTTAAGGGTGAAGTGAGACTAATCGGCGCCACGCTAAAAGACTATACGTTTTACAACCAGCTTCTGACGTTTTTAAACTCCGTGCCGTCCCTGCTCGTGTTTAAGACGCCGGACTTCGGCGCAGACGGGTATCCCGTGAAATTTGGCAAAATTTTATTTGAGAAAAAAGGCGATGTATTAAAATTTCTAGCCATCGAGCTAGAAAGCTCGAGCGCCGATATCGGCGGTCACGGCACGATAAATCTCGCAACCAAAGAGATCGACGTGGATCTGGAGCTAAAGCTACTAAAGGACGCTAGCTCCATCATCGATAAAATCCCGCTCATAAATCAGATCGTGCTGGGCAAAGACCGCACGCTATCAACCGTCATCAAGGTACGCGGAACTCTGCAAAAGCCGCAGTACTCGACGCAAATCCTGCAAGACGCGCTGCTCTCGCCGTTTAAGATAATCAGAAACGTACTTGAAGCGCCGTTTTTGATATTTGAGTAA
- the hypD gene encoding hydrogenase formation protein HypD, giving the protein MNLINDFRDKELILALSKLIKKESIKPLNIMEICGGHTHSIMKFGLPQLVGEHINFVHGPGCPVCVMPRSRIDEAIKLAQMPSTILCTLADMLRVPGSNTSLQKLRGEGCDIRALYSPLDCIKIARENPEKSVIFFAIGFETTTPMSANLVQKTLELGLKNLFFHINHVTVPAPVRAILNDKDVKIDAFLGPSHVSVITGYGIYESIAAEYKKPIAVSGFEPLDLMDGILNLVRQQNAGTHEVYNEYARVVTREGNQKAKALIEEFFEPCDFSWRGLGVIAQSGMKLRPEYAELDARVKFDCSVQSKGESKACICPEILRGRAKPFDCKIFAKACTPKTPVGSCMVSSEGACAAYYKYGDVKSAG; this is encoded by the coding sequence GTGAATCTAATCAATGACTTTCGCGATAAAGAGCTTATTTTAGCGCTTTCAAAACTCATAAAAAAAGAGAGCATAAAACCGCTAAATATCATGGAAATTTGCGGCGGACACACGCACTCGATCATGAAATTTGGCCTGCCGCAGCTAGTGGGCGAACATATAAATTTCGTCCACGGCCCCGGCTGTCCTGTGTGCGTGATGCCAAGAAGCCGCATCGACGAAGCTATCAAGCTAGCCCAGATGCCCAGCACTATCCTGTGCACTCTAGCCGATATGCTAAGAGTCCCGGGCTCAAACACCAGCCTGCAAAAGCTGCGCGGCGAAGGTTGCGACATCAGAGCACTATATAGTCCGCTAGACTGTATCAAAATCGCGCGCGAAAATCCCGAAAAGAGCGTGATATTTTTTGCGATCGGGTTTGAGACGACGACGCCTATGAGCGCAAATTTGGTGCAAAAGACGCTAGAACTCGGGCTAAAAAATCTATTTTTCCATATAAATCACGTTACGGTCCCGGCACCCGTGCGAGCGATCCTAAATGATAAAGACGTAAAGATCGACGCGTTTTTGGGACCTAGCCATGTGAGTGTGATCACGGGATACGGCATTTACGAGAGCATCGCAGCCGAGTATAAAAAACCTATCGCGGTTAGCGGATTTGAGCCGCTTGATCTGATGGACGGCATCCTAAACCTCGTCCGCCAGCAAAACGCGGGCACGCACGAGGTCTATAACGAATACGCAAGAGTCGTCACGCGCGAGGGCAATCAAAAAGCAAAGGCGCTCATAGAGGAGTTTTTCGAACCGTGCGATTTTTCGTGGCGCGGTCTTGGCGTGATCGCGCAAAGCGGTATGAAGCTGCGCCCCGAGTACGCCGAGCTTGACGCGAGGGTCAAATTTGACTGTAGCGTGCAAAGCAAAGGCGAGAGCAAGGCCTGTATCTGCCCTGAAATTTTACGCGGGCGAGCAAAGCCTTTTGACTGCAAAATTTTCGCCAAAGCCTGCACGCCAAAAACCCCGGTGGGCTCGTGCATGGTCTCGAGCGAAGGCGCATGCGCGGCATACTACAAATACGGCGACGTCAAAAGCGCGGGCTAA
- the mltG gene encoding endolytic transglycosylase MltG: MTNIKTAGIKMRQIFFIISEMIFIFFLSFLVYLSRPVSVSEVIFVPQGSTLAIISYLSEKNTDANKFDAVILRAMGHVQAGWIDLDATKLSKLDFLYKLTTAKAALTQITLIPGETTAVFLQEVAKKLNLSEAKLNEFYAKFAPLEDGFLVPETYKVPLGVNEEQLAAHLVNLSKKSHEKTATELLGNYDEKRWSEYLVTASVVQKEAANEDEMPLVASVIQNRLKKGMKLQMDGTLNYGLYSHETVTAERIRSDKSKFNTYLNEGLPPSPVCTVGIAAIRAAIRPAQSEFLYFVRDKKTGKHKFSVTYDEHVGAINSQK, translated from the coding sequence ATGACGAATATCAAAACCGCGGGGATCAAAATGCGCCAAATTTTCTTCATTATCAGCGAGATGATTTTCATATTTTTTCTGAGCTTTCTTGTTTATCTTAGCCGCCCGGTGAGCGTGAGCGAGGTCATTTTCGTGCCTCAGGGCAGTACGCTTGCGATTATATCATATCTAAGCGAAAAAAATACGGACGCAAATAAATTTGACGCCGTGATCTTGCGCGCTATGGGGCATGTGCAAGCAGGCTGGATAGACCTGGACGCGACAAAGCTTAGCAAGCTTGATTTTTTATATAAGCTCACGACCGCAAAGGCGGCTCTAACGCAAATAACGCTGATTCCCGGCGAAACGACGGCCGTATTTTTGCAAGAGGTCGCAAAAAAGCTAAATTTGAGCGAGGCGAAGCTAAATGAATTTTACGCCAAATTTGCTCCGCTAGAGGACGGCTTTTTGGTGCCTGAGACCTATAAAGTGCCCCTTGGCGTAAACGAAGAGCAGCTAGCGGCGCACCTCGTAAATTTATCTAAAAAATCCCACGAAAAAACGGCTACTGAGTTGCTTGGAAACTACGACGAAAAGCGCTGGAGCGAGTATCTCGTGACGGCCTCGGTCGTGCAAAAGGAGGCTGCAAACGAGGATGAGATGCCTCTTGTGGCATCCGTCATCCAAAACCGCCTAAAAAAGGGTATGAAGCTACAAATGGACGGCACGCTAAACTACGGGCTCTACTCACACGAGACGGTCACGGCTGAACGCATACGAAGCGATAAGAGTAAATTTAACACCTATCTAAACGAAGGCCTGCCGCCAAGTCCCGTCTGCACCGTTGGGATAGCTGCGATCAGGGCGGCGATAAGGCCTGCACAGAGCGAGTTTTTATACTTCGTGCGAGATAAAAAGACGGGTAAGCATAAATTTAGCGTAACCTACGATGAACATGTAGGCGCGATAAATTCCCAAAAATAG
- the hypE gene encoding hydrogenase expression/formation protein HypE — MSKIMLSHGGGGEEMNSLINETIFRIFDNEILRESNDSAILNFSDFRTDKNAGDSANSAPKFNGKLAFSTDSFVVTPIFFNGGDIGKIAACGTINDLAMVGAEAKYLSCALIVEEGLEIAELERVLGSLAAVARESGVQIVCGDTKVVPRGKCDKIFINTSGIGEIICEGVELKSLRAGAKILISGDVGRHGAVVLASREELDLQSELKSDCKALVGAVKALIEGGVKPLCMRDATRGGLSAVLNEWAKFSGLDILLREEDIKVSDEVTGVCELFGFEPYELANEGTFVLAVDEKDEARTLEILRKFDTNAALIGEILGAANGRVILQNAYGSKRFLEAPKGELLPRIC; from the coding sequence TTGAGCAAGATAATGCTAAGCCACGGCGGCGGCGGCGAGGAAATGAACTCGCTCATAAACGAGACGATTTTTAGGATATTCGATAATGAAATTTTACGAGAGAGCAACGATAGCGCGATACTAAATTTTAGCGATTTTCGCACAGACAAAAATGCTGGCGACTCGGCAAATTCGGCGCCCAAATTTAACGGCAAACTTGCCTTTAGCACCGATAGTTTCGTGGTTACGCCGATATTTTTTAACGGCGGCGACATCGGCAAGATTGCAGCATGCGGCACGATAAACGACCTAGCTATGGTGGGTGCTGAGGCAAAGTACCTAAGCTGTGCGCTCATCGTTGAGGAGGGGCTGGAAATAGCCGAGCTAGAGCGCGTGCTAGGCTCGCTAGCCGCCGTCGCTCGCGAAAGCGGCGTGCAAATCGTCTGCGGCGATACCAAGGTCGTACCGCGCGGCAAATGCGATAAAATTTTTATCAACACGAGCGGTATCGGCGAGATCATCTGCGAGGGCGTGGAGCTAAAAAGCCTGCGCGCGGGCGCTAAGATCCTGATCTCGGGCGACGTGGGCAGGCACGGCGCGGTGGTGCTGGCTAGCCGCGAGGAGCTTGATCTGCAAAGCGAGCTAAAAAGCGACTGCAAGGCGCTAGTGGGCGCGGTAAAGGCACTGATAGAAGGCGGCGTAAAGCCTCTTTGTATGCGCGACGCAACGCGCGGCGGACTCTCGGCGGTGCTAAACGAATGGGCGAAATTTAGCGGCCTAGACATCCTCTTGCGCGAGGAGGATATCAAGGTCAGCGACGAAGTGACGGGTGTTTGCGAGCTATTTGGCTTTGAGCCTTATGAGCTAGCTAACGAGGGCACCTTTGTGCTAGCCGTCGATGAAAAAGACGAGGCGCGCACACTTGAGATTTTACGCAAATTTGACACTAATGCAGCTTTGATCGGCGAGATTTTGGGCGCCGCAAACGGCCGCGTCATCTTGCAAAACGCATACGGCTCGAAGCGCTTTTTAGAAGCGCCAAAGGGCGAGCTATTGCCTCGAATATGCTAG
- a CDS encoding GDYXXLXY domain-containing protein: MKLKLIFATAVFQILAVIAMLAYAYAPIYFGKEILLQTTLYDPRDMFRGDYVHLSYGFAGVYELDKRDSNLSKRQQLHGTKIYAVLKQDKDGKYKFDRYSFERPSGGTFLAGRVDYNTANFGIEAFFMPPKKAQHMERDMMEFNATAVISVMDNGKARIKDIVLEKPNAGESRGH, from the coding sequence ATGAAACTAAAGCTGATTTTTGCCACCGCGGTATTTCAAATTTTAGCCGTGATCGCGATGCTTGCGTATGCGTATGCGCCGATATATTTTGGCAAAGAGATCTTGCTGCAAACTACGCTTTACGATCCGCGCGATATGTTTCGCGGCGATTACGTGCATCTTAGCTACGGCTTTGCGGGCGTTTACGAGCTGGACAAAAGAGACTCGAATTTGAGCAAAAGACAGCAGCTGCACGGCACAAAAATTTACGCCGTTTTAAAGCAGGACAAAGACGGCAAATATAAATTTGATAGATATAGCTTCGAGCGGCCTAGCGGCGGTACGTTTTTAGCGGGCAGGGTTGATTATAATACCGCAAATTTCGGCATCGAGGCCTTTTTCATGCCGCCTAAAAAGGCGCAGCATATGGAGCGAGATATGATGGAGTTTAACGCCACCGCCGTCATCAGCGTGATGGATAACGGCAAAGCTCGTATCAAAGATATCGTGCTAGAAAAACCAAACGCGGGCGAGTCTCGCGGACATTAA
- the nhaA gene encoding Na+/H+ antiporter NhaA: protein MKHISFKNFVQNEASSGILLILAAIFAMIFQNGFLSGFYNSFLRINMGVVFGEFSLQKPLILWVNDGLMAVFFFLLGLELKREIVEGEMRNPAQIVLPIVGAVGGIVMPALVFYAFNHADAFALKGWAIPTATDTAFALGIIMILGKRVPASLKIFLVTLSIIDDVCAILIMAIFYSGHLSAVSFMVAGAATLGLLALNLAGVNKKACYVILGIILWVSVLKSGVHATLAGVVAAFFIPLKAKDGEGSMLKQIEHDLHGYVAFFVLPVFAFVNAGISLKGIGLEQIFHPVSLGVILGLFAGKQLGVFGFCFLAIKFKLAKLPKYCNLAQFYGLCLLTGIGFTMSLFINSLSYHDTYEFAYADKLAVLIASLISGVTGYAMLYWAGRHRIMKCVE, encoded by the coding sequence TTGAAACATATTTCTTTTAAAAATTTCGTCCAAAACGAGGCGAGCTCGGGTATCTTGCTCATACTTGCCGCGATTTTTGCGATGATATTTCAAAACGGTTTTTTGAGCGGATTTTACAACTCCTTTTTACGCATAAATATGGGCGTGGTTTTCGGCGAATTTAGCCTGCAAAAGCCGCTTATTTTGTGGGTAAACGACGGTCTCATGGCGGTTTTTTTCTTCCTTTTAGGGCTTGAGCTAAAGCGCGAGATAGTCGAGGGCGAGATGCGAAATCCCGCTCAGATCGTGCTACCTATCGTGGGCGCTGTCGGCGGCATCGTCATGCCCGCGCTCGTTTTTTACGCGTTTAACCACGCCGACGCTTTCGCGCTAAAAGGCTGGGCGATCCCGACTGCGACGGACACGGCGTTTGCTCTAGGTATCATAATGATTTTAGGCAAAAGAGTGCCGGCGAGTCTTAAAATTTTTCTCGTGACGCTCTCTATCATCGACGACGTTTGCGCGATTTTGATAATGGCGATATTTTACAGCGGACATCTCTCGGCAGTATCGTTTATGGTTGCCGGAGCGGCTACTTTGGGACTTTTGGCCTTAAATTTAGCAGGCGTAAATAAAAAAGCTTGCTATGTGATTTTGGGCATTATCCTTTGGGTGAGCGTGCTAAAATCAGGCGTGCATGCGACGCTAGCGGGCGTCGTGGCGGCATTTTTCATACCGCTTAAAGCAAAAGATGGTGAGGGCTCGATGCTAAAGCAGATCGAGCACGACCTGCACGGTTATGTCGCCTTTTTCGTGTTACCGGTGTTTGCCTTCGTAAATGCTGGCATCTCGCTAAAAGGTATCGGGCTGGAGCAGATTTTCCACCCCGTGTCGCTAGGCGTCATACTGGGGCTGTTTGCGGGCAAGCAGCTTGGGGTATTTGGATTTTGCTTTCTTGCTATCAAATTTAAGCTCGCAAAGCTACCAAAATACTGCAATCTAGCCCAGTTTTACGGCCTTTGCTTGCTTACTGGCATCGGCTTTACGATGAGTCTTTTTATAAATTCGCTCTCTTATCACGACACCTACGAGTTCGCGTACGCCGATAAGCTCGCGGTACTCATCGCGTCGCTGATCTCGGGCGTGACGGGCTATGCGATGCTCTATTGGGCCGGGCGACACAGGATAATGAAATGCGTGGAGTAA
- the hypB gene encoding hydrogenase nickel incorporation protein HypB — protein sequence MCKDCGCSLGGHDHAHTHADGTTHSHAHDHGAEHGHGAAHEHSHGHAHPALNESKTVEVITKILSQNDEEAAHNRVHLDEHGILCVNLMSSPGSGKTTLLEATIKSGKFKIGVVEGDLETNQDADRIIKAGGKAHQITTGQACHLDAFMVHEGLHHLPLEGLDIVFVENVGNLVCPASYDVGSHFNVVLLSVPEGDDKVAKYPVMFRAADLIVITKTSLLPHFEFDVKKVVKEARKLNPKVDVIELDAKTGEGMEKWLNFLKFKKELR from the coding sequence ATGTGTAAAGATTGCGGATGCTCGCTGGGCGGGCACGATCACGCCCACACTCACGCGGACGGTACGACTCACTCGCACGCTCACGATCACGGCGCCGAGCACGGACACGGCGCGGCTCACGAGCATAGTCACGGCCACGCGCACCCTGCGCTAAACGAGAGCAAAACGGTCGAGGTGATAACGAAAATTTTATCCCAAAACGACGAAGAGGCGGCGCACAACCGCGTGCATTTGGATGAGCACGGGATTTTATGCGTAAATCTCATGAGCAGCCCCGGCAGCGGAAAAACCACGCTTCTTGAAGCCACGATAAAAAGCGGTAAATTTAAAATCGGCGTCGTCGAAGGCGATCTAGAAACCAACCAAGACGCCGACCGCATAATAAAAGCAGGCGGCAAAGCCCATCAGATCACGACCGGGCAGGCATGTCATCTCGATGCCTTTATGGTGCACGAGGGGCTTCATCATCTGCCGCTAGAGGGCCTTGATATAGTTTTTGTTGAAAACGTCGGCAACCTCGTTTGCCCGGCTAGCTACGACGTGGGCTCGCACTTTAACGTCGTGCTGCTCTCGGTACCTGAAGGCGACGACAAGGTAGCTAAATACCCAGTCATGTTTCGCGCCGCCGATCTCATCGTGATAACCAAAACTTCGCTGTTGCCGCATTTTGAATTTGACGTAAAAAAAGTCGTCAAAGAGGCTCGCAAACTAAATCCAAAAGTTGATGTCATCGAGCTTGACGCAAAAACGGGCGAGGGTATGGAGAAGTGGCTAAATTTCTTAAAATTTAAAAAAGAGCTAAGATAA
- a CDS encoding DUF2157 domain-containing protein, with protein MMIFHKNFLADELAKWREEGLISDEVARKIAARYDIDLSGANERRSFILKLVAYLFLALSLFTLVGANWEELPRALRLIIVLGILAAVNFSGVWAQKNGKETQATTLFFLGNFCYGAAIVLVAQIYHLGERMPNGVLLWAVGALALGLATRKSIITLQALVLGLVWFLMEFEFSGVSHGFLLFIVASAAVLWRDDSRLLTGALFASVFAYIVSFVLYERYFLADLRVDDAFYGVHFFALSYCLLAVCVSFLFERAGKFELAFYLKNIGIVCGAGILCFDMSLYEDLHFSRPWSYGAQNYENVLNGVTFLKSVFGALFAAFCAVSLGLAFYFKKYAAATVGALLLALPFILDAFAGYEEGVFSLIGVCVAVALIKQNNMKFGIALIFWVAFVRYVDLVGDYVSASALFLVFALVVLGVSRISKKRSAR; from the coding sequence ATGATGATATTTCATAAAAATTTTCTCGCAGACGAGCTTGCGAAGTGGCGAGAAGAAGGGCTGATAAGCGACGAGGTGGCACGCAAGATAGCGGCTAGATACGATATAGATTTATCGGGCGCAAACGAGCGGCGAAGCTTTATACTAAAGCTCGTAGCGTATCTGTTTTTGGCGCTTTCGCTATTTACTTTGGTCGGCGCAAACTGGGAAGAGTTGCCGCGCGCGCTAAGGCTGATCATCGTGCTTGGCATACTTGCGGCGGTAAATTTTAGCGGAGTTTGGGCACAGAAAAACGGCAAAGAGACGCAGGCTACGACGCTGTTTTTTCTGGGTAACTTTTGCTACGGCGCGGCGATCGTTTTAGTCGCGCAAATTTACCATCTAGGCGAGCGTATGCCTAACGGCGTGCTGCTGTGGGCGGTCGGAGCTTTGGCGCTCGGGCTTGCTACGCGCAAGTCCATCATCACGCTACAGGCTCTTGTTTTGGGGCTTGTTTGGTTTTTGATGGAGTTTGAGTTTAGCGGCGTTTCGCACGGATTTTTGCTGTTTATAGTAGCTTCGGCTGCGGTGCTTTGGCGCGATGATTCGCGGCTACTTACGGGCGCGCTTTTTGCGAGCGTGTTTGCTTATATCGTTTCTTTCGTGCTTTACGAGAGGTATTTTCTAGCTGATTTGCGCGTGGACGACGCGTTTTATGGCGTTCATTTTTTTGCTCTTAGCTACTGCTTGCTCGCCGTTTGCGTTTCGTTTTTATTTGAGAGGGCGGGCAAATTTGAACTCGCGTTTTACCTTAAAAACATCGGTATCGTCTGCGGTGCGGGCATCTTGTGCTTTGATATGTCGCTTTACGAGGATTTGCATTTTTCGCGTCCGTGGTCTTACGGTGCCCAGAACTACGAAAATGTTTTAAACGGGGTTACGTTTTTAAAAAGCGTGTTTGGAGCTCTATTTGCCGCATTTTGCGCGGTATCTTTGGGGCTTGCGTTTTACTTTAAAAAATATGCCGCCGCAACAGTCGGAGCGCTTTTACTGGCGCTACCGTTTATCTTAGACGCGTTTGCGGGCTACGAGGAGGGCGTGTTTTCGCTCATCGGCGTTTGCGTCGCGGTCGCTCTTATCAAGCAAAATAATATGAAATTTGGCATCGCGCTCATCTTTTGGGTGGCGTTCGTGCGATATGTCGATCTGGTTGGCGATTACGTCAGTGCTAGCGCGCTGTTTTTGGTATTTGCGCTGGTGGTGCTCGGCGTGTCTAGGATCTCTAAAAAAAGGAGCGCGAGATGA
- a CDS encoding flagellar protein yields the protein MASAWNYSAKECSADDKFSAEFEGYEIAMGAPSLGELRLYASAEAQGLNLKHEESERENVKFSQSGEIEQILLSEQATACFTFSDDSRFLAFAEWAADIMQLVKVLRLADMSLKTVDGLQRVVEFLSFRDGLLEILDSPIFMPESFWLDVHELFDDEIKS from the coding sequence ATGGCTTCTGCTTGGAATTACAGCGCGAAAGAGTGCAGCGCGGACGATAAATTTAGCGCGGAATTTGAAGGTTATGAGATAGCCATGGGCGCGCCGAGTTTGGGCGAGCTACGGCTTTACGCGAGCGCTGAGGCACAAGGTTTAAATTTGAAGCACGAAGAAAGCGAGCGCGAAAACGTAAAATTTAGCCAAAGCGGCGAGATTGAGCAAATTTTACTTAGCGAGCAGGCTACGGCGTGTTTTACGTTTTCGGACGATTCGCGGTTTTTGGCGTTTGCCGAGTGGGCGGCCGATATAATGCAGCTCGTAAAGGTTCTGCGGCTAGCGGACATGAGCCTAAAAACCGTTGACGGACTCCAAAGAGTTGTGGAGTTTTTATCTTTTAGGGATGGTTTGCTGGAGATTTTGGACTCGCCGATTTTTATGCCCGAAAGCTTTTGGCTGGACGTCCATGAGCTTTTTGACGATGAGATCAAAAGCTAA
- a CDS encoding HypC/HybG/HupF family hydrogenase formation chaperone, producing the protein MCLSIPSKVVSIDEDNVAIVETLGVSRRVSLDLIAEPVAVGEYVLIHVGYAMEKIDTKFALESIEIYRQIAKDMQSGQIGADEGDAGLSAMQEAANEPDAKEKA; encoded by the coding sequence ATGTGCCTCTCAATCCCGTCAAAAGTGGTCTCAATCGACGAAGATAACGTCGCTATCGTAGAGACGCTAGGCGTGAGTCGCCGCGTGAGCCTTGATCTTATCGCCGAGCCCGTAGCCGTGGGCGAATACGTACTCATCCACGTCGGCTACGCGATGGAAAAAATCGATACGAAATTTGCGCTAGAAAGCATCGAAATCTACCGCCAAATCGCCAAAGATATGCAAAGCGGCCAGATCGGCGCGGACGAAGGCGACGCGGGACTAAGCGCCATGCAAGAGGCGGCAAACGAGCCTGACGCAAAGGAAAAAGCGTGA